Proteins from one Embleya scabrispora genomic window:
- a CDS encoding alpha/beta fold hydrolase: MNIAAIPQVAHRFVEVGGVRVFYREAGPADAPTLLLLHGFPSASHQFRRLIDVLGNDFHLVAPDYPGFGHTEVPDGFTYSFDRLADVVEGFVDALGLERYVLYTFDFGGPVGMRLAERRPAAIAGLIVQNANAYAEGLSEVAREFVALTPEVDGARDRAAELLVLPVTRGQYEGGTADPTRVAPDGWTLDQHFLDLPGRKAAQVDLALNYHTNVALYPRWQAWLAEHRPPTLIVWGRNDMFFPEAGAYAYLADLPDAEVHVLDTGHFALEDKLAEVAPLIADFLGRIPRRAGIRTEREPGPAAGFGFVR, from the coding sequence ATGAACATCGCCGCAATTCCGCAGGTGGCGCACCGGTTCGTGGAGGTCGGCGGGGTTCGGGTCTTCTACCGGGAGGCCGGACCCGCGGACGCGCCCACACTGCTCCTGCTGCACGGGTTCCCCTCGGCCTCGCATCAGTTCCGCCGGCTGATCGACGTGCTCGGCAACGACTTCCACCTGGTCGCGCCGGACTATCCCGGATTCGGGCACACCGAGGTGCCGGACGGGTTCACCTACTCGTTCGACCGGCTGGCCGACGTGGTCGAGGGGTTCGTGGACGCGCTCGGGCTGGAGCGCTACGTGCTCTACACCTTCGACTTCGGCGGGCCGGTCGGCATGCGGCTGGCCGAACGGCGGCCGGCGGCAATCGCCGGGCTGATCGTGCAGAACGCGAACGCGTATGCCGAGGGTCTGTCCGAGGTGGCCCGCGAGTTCGTCGCGCTCACCCCCGAGGTCGACGGGGCGCGGGACCGGGCCGCCGAGCTGCTGGTCCTGCCCGTCACGCGCGGCCAGTACGAGGGCGGTACCGCCGACCCGACGCGGGTGGCCCCCGACGGCTGGACACTGGACCAGCACTTTTTGGACCTGCCGGGGCGCAAGGCGGCCCAGGTCGACCTGGCGCTGAACTACCACACCAACGTCGCGCTGTACCCGAGATGGCAGGCCTGGTTGGCCGAGCACCGCCCGCCGACGCTGATCGTCTGGGGCCGCAACGACATGTTCTTCCCCGAGGCCGGCGCGTACGCCTACCTGGCCGACCTGCCGGACGCCGAGGTGCACGTCCTGGACACCGGCCACTTCGCCCTGGAGGACAAACTGGCGGAGGTGGCGCCGCTGATCGCCGACTTCCTGGGCCGAATCCCGCGCCGAGCCGGGATCCGAACGGAGCGGGAGCCGGGCCCGGCGGCGGGGTTTGGCTTCGTCCGGTAA
- a CDS encoding cytochrome P450 family protein, producing MAHDPHGVFARMREAGPVHPIVAPDGSSAWLVTRHADVQAALGDPRFSLDKSHARPGGYKGFELPPALDANLLNMDPPDHTRLRRLAGQAFTARHTANLRPELERAAEALADDLAARERVDLVRDFATPFAVGAISELLGVPAESRTDFRTWTNAVLGADATREGIRATVREMYAFFVALLAAKRANPGPDLLSALIAARDADDRLSEDELTSLAFLLLFAGYENSANLMAGALYAMVDDEVLRDALRADPEAVPTLVEEVARHMSPALLAIRRFPLEDLEVGGVAIPAGDTVFLSIAAANRDPRRYPNADQIRLDRPDPARHLSFGQGIHYCIGAPLARLEGEIAVRTVLARFPKVRRHAPISWQPSIRVRGLSSLPVELGG from the coding sequence ATGGCCCACGATCCGCACGGTGTCTTCGCCCGCATGCGCGAGGCCGGCCCCGTACACCCGATCGTCGCGCCCGACGGCAGCTCGGCATGGTTGGTCACCCGGCACGCCGACGTCCAGGCGGCGCTCGGCGATCCCCGGTTCTCGCTGGACAAGTCGCATGCCAGGCCGGGTGGTTACAAGGGGTTCGAACTGCCGCCCGCCCTGGACGCCAACCTGCTGAACATGGACCCGCCGGACCACACGCGGCTGCGTCGACTCGCCGGCCAGGCGTTCACCGCACGGCACACCGCGAACCTGCGCCCCGAACTGGAGCGTGCGGCCGAGGCGTTGGCCGACGACCTCGCCGCCCGCGAACGGGTGGATCTGGTCCGGGACTTCGCCACCCCGTTCGCGGTCGGCGCGATCTCCGAACTGCTCGGCGTGCCGGCCGAGTCCCGGACCGATTTCCGCACCTGGACCAACGCGGTACTCGGCGCCGACGCGACGCGCGAGGGCATTCGCGCGACCGTGCGTGAGATGTACGCGTTCTTCGTCGCGCTGCTTGCGGCCAAACGGGCGAATCCCGGCCCGGACCTGCTGTCCGCGTTGATCGCCGCGCGGGACGCCGACGATCGGCTGAGCGAGGACGAACTCACCTCGCTGGCCTTCCTGCTGCTGTTCGCCGGCTACGAGAACTCGGCCAACCTGATGGCCGGCGCGCTGTACGCGATGGTGGACGACGAGGTGTTGCGCGACGCGTTGCGGGCCGACCCGGAGGCGGTGCCGACCCTGGTCGAGGAGGTGGCCCGGCACATGTCCCCGGCGCTGCTCGCGATCCGGCGATTCCCGCTGGAGGACCTCGAGGTGGGCGGGGTGGCCATCCCGGCGGGCGACACGGTCTTCCTGTCCATCGCGGCGGCCAACCGTGATCCGCGCCGCTACCCGAACGCCGACCAAATCCGGCTCGATCGGCCCGATCCGGCCCGCCACCTGAGCTTCGGCCAGGGCATCCACTACTGCATCGGCGCACCGCTGGCGCGCCTGGAGGGCGAGATCGCGGTCCGTACCGTCCTGGCCCGCTTCCCGAAGGTCCGGCGGCACGCGCCGATCTCATGGCAGCCCTCGATCCGAGTGCGCGGATTGAGCAGCCTGCCGGTCGAACTCGGCGGCTGA
- a CDS encoding TetR/AcrR family transcriptional regulator yields the protein MPHDNEPAPSSPTPARADRRTLMLDASIRVLASQGLRGLTHRAVQEEAGLPNGSVTYYFKTRDQLILAVIDRMATRDKMYANEITHELMRMTAVRPIAIDYPRIARFVRDWWNEGRDVQLARLELELAGAREPLIREEMIRCQAEFRGFAELVALALGSTNARLDGHILLALLQGLLFDHVTRDWEDLEILEVGLRRAIESVRY from the coding sequence ATGCCGCACGACAACGAACCCGCCCCGTCGTCCCCGACCCCCGCGCGGGCCGACCGCCGCACGCTGATGCTCGACGCGTCGATCCGGGTGCTTGCCTCACAGGGGCTGCGCGGGCTGACCCATCGTGCGGTGCAGGAGGAGGCGGGGCTGCCCAACGGCTCGGTGACGTACTACTTCAAGACGCGCGATCAACTGATCCTGGCCGTGATCGACCGGATGGCCACCCGCGACAAGATGTACGCCAACGAGATCACCCACGAGTTGATGCGGATGACGGCCGTGCGCCCGATCGCCATCGACTACCCGCGGATCGCCCGGTTCGTGCGCGATTGGTGGAACGAGGGCCGGGATGTGCAGTTGGCCCGCCTGGAGTTGGAACTCGCGGGCGCGCGCGAGCCGTTGATCCGCGAGGAGATGATCCGCTGCCAGGCCGAGTTCCGCGGCTTCGCCGAACTGGTCGCGCTGGCCCTGGGATCGACGAACGCGCGCCTGGACGGGCACATCCTGCTCGCCCTGCTCCAGGGACTGCTGTTCGACCACGTCACCCGCGACTGGGAGGACCTGGAGATCCTGGAGGTCGGACTGCGCCGGGCGATCGAGTCGGTGCGGTACTGA
- a CDS encoding MFS transporter: MAASSGIPVTAAPRGIDTSAPGRSGRPTNPKLVLLLVCVAQFVLLVDDTIVNVALPTIGDDLEFGESSLSWVTNAYFLTFGGFLLIGGGLADLLGRRRLFGISLTVFVLASAVCGLAPNAGVLIGARAAQGIAGALLSPAALSILLATFRDPAERARALGTWAALTGLGAATGLLLGGALVEWTHWRWIFLINLPIGALALFALPRTIGPDDRDAPRRVPDFAGAALGTAAVLTLVYTVVETDKHPWGSTRTLVGLGVAVVLALGFTVRQRSAAEPLLPRALLRMRHVVLADVLVLVAAGGLFAMFFFLTLYMQRIQSWSPMRTGLSFLPFSVGMGAGAAVSTKLLAHRGPLLPVSVGPAVAAGGMWSLSRLDAHSSFAAHLLPALVITGLGLGVAFVAIINTATGGAGEGEGGVASAMVTTCQQIGAAIGIAVLVTVATDHTRNQVASGVERGRAAVDGFARAFEIQAGLMAAAAVLGVVVGLAAERHRAAQG, translated from the coding sequence ATGGCTGCCTCATCAGGGATACCCGTCACCGCCGCGCCACGGGGGATCGACACTTCCGCACCCGGACGTTCCGGCCGCCCGACGAACCCGAAGCTGGTGCTGCTGCTGGTATGCGTCGCCCAGTTCGTCCTGCTGGTCGACGACACGATCGTCAACGTCGCCCTGCCGACCATCGGCGACGACCTCGAGTTCGGCGAGAGCTCGCTCTCGTGGGTCACCAACGCCTACTTCCTCACCTTCGGCGGCTTTCTGCTGATCGGCGGCGGGCTGGCGGACCTGCTCGGCCGGCGTCGGCTGTTCGGGATCAGCCTGACGGTGTTCGTGCTGGCCTCGGCGGTGTGCGGGCTGGCCCCGAACGCCGGGGTGCTGATCGGCGCCCGCGCGGCGCAGGGCATCGCCGGCGCGCTGCTCTCCCCCGCCGCGTTGTCGATCCTGCTGGCCACCTTCCGCGACCCGGCCGAGCGGGCCCGCGCACTCGGCACGTGGGCCGCGCTCACCGGACTCGGCGCGGCCACCGGACTGCTCCTGGGCGGCGCGCTCGTCGAATGGACCCACTGGCGCTGGATCTTCCTGATCAACCTGCCGATCGGCGCGCTCGCGCTCTTCGCCCTGCCCCGGACGATCGGTCCGGACGACCGCGACGCGCCGCGTCGGGTACCGGACTTCGCCGGCGCGGCGCTCGGCACCGCCGCCGTGCTGACCCTGGTGTACACGGTGGTCGAGACCGACAAGCACCCCTGGGGTTCGACCCGGACGCTGGTCGGCCTGGGCGTGGCCGTCGTCCTCGCCCTCGGCTTCACCGTGCGCCAACGGTCGGCGGCCGAACCGCTGTTGCCCCGGGCCCTGTTGCGGATGCGGCACGTGGTGCTCGCGGACGTCCTGGTCCTGGTCGCGGCCGGCGGGCTGTTCGCGATGTTCTTCTTCCTGACCCTGTACATGCAGCGCATCCAGAGCTGGTCGCCGATGCGCACCGGCCTGTCGTTCCTGCCGTTCAGCGTCGGCATGGGCGCCGGCGCCGCGGTGTCCACCAAGCTGCTCGCGCACCGGGGACCGCTGCTGCCGGTCAGCGTGGGTCCGGCGGTCGCGGCGGGCGGCATGTGGTCGCTCAGCCGGCTGGACGCGCACAGCTCGTTCGCCGCGCACCTGCTGCCCGCGCTGGTGATCACCGGGCTGGGTCTGGGGGTGGCGTTCGTCGCGATCATCAACACCGCGACCGGCGGCGCGGGTGAGGGCGAGGGCGGGGTCGCGTCGGCCATGGTGACGACGTGCCAGCAGATCGGCGCCGCGATCGGGATCGCCGTGCTCGTCACGGTCGCCACCGACCACACGCGGAACCAGGTCGCGTCGGGCGTGGAACGGGGTCGGGCGGCGGTCGACGGATTCGCCCGGGCGTTCGAGATCCAGGCGGGTCTGATGGCCGCCGCGGCGGTGCTGGGCGTCGTGGTCGGACTGGCCGCCGAGCGACACCGGGCCGCGCAGGGGTAG
- a CDS encoding polysaccharide deacetylase family protein codes for MDTTSVTSSRRTLLMGAAATTTTLALFAAAPSASATDKQPSPRPAFVPEPVRTVDAGPQRVAVTFDDGPHPDHTPGVLRVLRRHRVRATFCVVGTEVEKHPQLLRAIHDAGHMIAGHSWSHPDLRRLDPDEVAEEVDRNLAAIARVLPRYRVEWFRAPYGGWSPEVLGALSARGLRPLGWSVDPVDWSRPGTDAIVERVLSELTTGSIVLNHDGGGDRDQTVAALEVWLPEALSDGFRFVLPA; via the coding sequence ATGGACACCACTTCCGTCACGTCGTCGCGTCGCACGTTGCTGATGGGCGCCGCCGCAACCACCACCACCCTCGCTCTCTTCGCCGCCGCTCCGTCCGCCTCCGCCACGGACAAGCAGCCCTCCCCCCGTCCCGCCTTCGTCCCGGAACCGGTACGCACGGTCGACGCCGGCCCCCAACGCGTCGCGGTGACCTTCGACGACGGACCACATCCCGACCACACGCCCGGGGTGCTCCGGGTACTGCGCCGCCATCGGGTGCGCGCGACGTTCTGCGTCGTGGGCACCGAGGTCGAGAAACATCCCCAGTTGCTACGCGCGATCCACGACGCCGGACACATGATCGCCGGCCACTCGTGGTCCCACCCGGACCTTCGGCGCCTGGACCCGGACGAGGTGGCCGAGGAGGTCGACCGCAACCTCGCCGCGATCGCGCGGGTGTTGCCCCGGTATCGGGTCGAGTGGTTCCGCGCGCCGTACGGCGGCTGGTCGCCGGAGGTGTTGGGCGCGCTGAGCGCTCGCGGTCTGCGTCCGCTGGGCTGGTCGGTCGATCCGGTGGACTGGTCGCGCCCGGGTACGGACGCGATCGTCGAGCGGGTGCTGAGCGAGCTCACGACCGGCTCGATCGTGCTCAACCACGACGGCGGCGGGGACCGCGACCAGACGGTCGCCGCGCTGGAGGTATGGCTGCCCGAGGCGTTGTCCGACGGGTTCCGCTTCGTCCTCCCGGCCTGA
- a CDS encoding Fur family transcriptional regulator — MDDGVQHPTPDPVAEAVRQIRAHGERVTVARTAVLRVLADADEHLSADAIFAAVSRAAPGVHRTTIYRALDALERLDLVAFTRLRHDAATYHLAGHLVGGARVYVRCRVCGTVGHAPGDLLDDVAFRLAAEQGFALDPTAVALTGRCARCARP, encoded by the coding sequence ATGGACGACGGTGTACAGCACCCCACCCCCGACCCCGTGGCCGAGGCGGTGCGGCAGATCCGCGCGCACGGCGAGCGGGTCACGGTGGCGCGTACGGCGGTGTTGCGGGTCCTCGCCGACGCCGACGAGCACCTGAGCGCCGACGCGATCTTCGCCGCCGTCTCGCGCGCGGCGCCGGGGGTGCACCGGACCACCATCTACCGGGCCCTCGACGCGCTCGAACGCCTCGACCTGGTCGCCTTCACCAGGCTCCGGCACGACGCGGCCACCTACCACCTGGCGGGCCATCTCGTCGGCGGCGCGCGGGTGTACGTACGCTGCCGCGTCTGCGGCACGGTCGGCCACGCCCCGGGCGACCTGCTGGACGACGTCGCGTTCCGACTGGCGGCGGAACAGGGCTTCGCCCTCGACCCGACCGCCGTGGCCCTGACCGGCCGCTGCGCACGCTGCGCCAGGCCGTAA
- a CDS encoding precorrin-3B synthase gives MPIRDRDDACPGVVDTSPADDGLIARVRLPGGRLGPRQIRELAALSGRFGTGSVDLTARANIQLRGLAETDLPAFADAVAAAGLMPSRSHDRVRNILASPLAGRDPRALLDADPILAAVDEAVCAAPDLTALSGRFLIGVDDGGLPIASARHDLDLVARSANSVALYAAGHDTGWRFAPADAATAIVRAARAFLTARADSGAWHIRELPLGAVAFAAELGGDPGRPGPIPNGAATPPQSRRRDAGPPIGVLRQSDGRYAVGVSVPLGRLTPEHLHALVATGAEVRITGSRGLIVRDLVDPTGVSAGLAAAGLSADPASPWRGVSACSGLGACRRALADVRAEASRHALGHSRAAALALDTDLSDNAGQTSPGRVATHWVGCARACGTPAGATVLVAREDGGYLALRPDAAGPPGARGATAPTGPPSRP, from the coding sequence GTGCCGATCCGAGACCGCGACGACGCCTGCCCCGGGGTCGTGGACACCTCCCCCGCCGACGACGGACTGATCGCGCGCGTACGCCTGCCGGGCGGCCGGCTCGGGCCCCGCCAGATACGCGAACTCGCCGCCCTGTCAGGGCGATTCGGTACCGGATCGGTGGACCTGACGGCCCGCGCCAACATCCAGCTGCGCGGCCTGGCCGAGACCGACCTGCCCGCCTTCGCCGACGCCGTCGCGGCCGCCGGCCTGATGCCCTCGCGCAGCCACGACCGGGTGCGGAACATCCTGGCGAGCCCGCTGGCGGGTCGCGATCCGCGAGCCCTGCTCGACGCCGACCCGATCCTTGCCGCCGTGGACGAGGCCGTGTGCGCGGCGCCGGACCTGACCGCGCTGTCCGGGCGCTTCCTGATCGGCGTCGACGACGGCGGCCTCCCGATCGCCTCCGCCCGACACGACCTGGACCTGGTGGCCCGGTCGGCGAACAGCGTCGCGCTGTACGCCGCCGGCCACGACACGGGATGGCGTTTCGCCCCGGCCGACGCGGCGACCGCGATCGTCCGCGCGGCCCGCGCGTTCCTGACCGCCCGCGCCGACAGCGGGGCCTGGCACATCCGGGAACTCCCGCTCGGCGCAGTCGCGTTCGCCGCCGAACTGGGCGGCGATCCGGGACGACCGGGCCCGATCCCGAACGGGGCGGCGACGCCCCCGCAGTCGCGGCGGCGCGACGCCGGGCCGCCGATCGGGGTGCTGCGTCAGAGCGACGGCCGCTACGCCGTCGGGGTCTCGGTGCCGCTCGGGCGGTTGACGCCGGAGCACCTGCACGCGCTGGTCGCGACGGGGGCCGAGGTGCGGATCACCGGCTCCCGGGGCCTGATCGTCCGGGACCTGGTCGACCCGACGGGCGTCTCGGCCGGATTGGCGGCGGCCGGCCTGTCCGCCGACCCCGCGTCGCCGTGGCGCGGAGTGAGCGCGTGCAGCGGACTGGGCGCGTGCCGCCGAGCCCTGGCCGACGTCCGCGCGGAGGCGAGCCGCCACGCGCTGGGCCACTCCCGAGCCGCCGCACTCGCCCTCGACACGGACCTCTCCGACAACGCCGGCCAGACCTCCCCCGGACGGGTCGCCACACACTGGGTCGGTTGTGCTCGCGCCTGCGGCACACCCGCCGGGGCGACCGTGCTGGTGGCCCGGGAGGACGGCGGCTACCTGGCCCTGCGGCCGGATGCCGCCGGGCCGCCGGGTGCCCGGGGAGCGACCGCGCCGACCGGGCCGCCGAGCCGGCCGTGA
- a CDS encoding precorrin-8X methylmutase — protein sequence MDDWIKDGPEIYRRSFATIRAEADLSRFPEDVSRVVVRMIHACGMTDLPQDVGFHPDVARAGSAALRDGAPILCDANMVASGVTRKRLPRDNDVRCLLADPRTPVLAAEQGTTRSAAAVDLWVDDLAGAVVAVGNAPTALFRLLELIDLGAPRPAAIIGIPVGFIGAAESKQALAEHPAGIPYLVVHGRRGGSAMTAAALNALASEQE from the coding sequence GTGGACGACTGGATCAAGGACGGCCCCGAGATCTATCGGCGTTCGTTCGCGACCATCCGGGCCGAGGCGGACCTGTCCCGCTTCCCCGAGGACGTCTCGCGCGTCGTCGTGCGGATGATCCACGCCTGCGGCATGACCGACCTGCCGCAGGACGTCGGCTTCCACCCCGACGTGGCCCGCGCCGGCTCGGCCGCCCTGCGCGACGGGGCGCCGATCCTGTGCGACGCGAACATGGTCGCGTCCGGGGTCACGCGCAAGCGGCTGCCCCGGGACAACGACGTGCGCTGCCTGCTCGCCGACCCCCGCACCCCCGTGCTCGCCGCGGAGCAGGGCACCACCCGCAGTGCCGCCGCCGTGGACCTGTGGGTGGACGATCTGGCCGGCGCCGTGGTGGCCGTCGGGAACGCGCCCACCGCGCTGTTCCGGCTGCTCGAACTGATCGACCTGGGCGCCCCGCGCCCCGCCGCGATCATCGGCATCCCGGTCGGCTTCATCGGCGCGGCGGAGTCCAAGCAGGCCCTCGCCGAGCATCCCGCCGGTATCCCCTACCTCGTCGTGCACGGCCGCCGCGGCGGCAGCGCGATGACCGCCGCCGCGCTGAACGCGCTCGCGAGCGAGCAGGAGTAG
- a CDS encoding precorrin-2 C(20)-methyltransferase — protein MSDTSDSRQHPHPQEHSVTTTGRLYGIGLGPGDPELITLKAHRLITSADVVAYPVKKGARGVAITIAEPYLTETQLRLPLEYPVTTESTDHPGGYDGALADYYDATAAEIAAHLDAGRDVAVLCEGDPFFYGSYMYWHERLADRYRVEVVPGVTSVSGAAAVLGRPLVQHDEVLTILPGTLPPDVLAARLRTADSAAVIKLGKRHFPAVRGAFEQAGLADRTWYVERATTERQQVRPLAEVDPAEVPYFSLVITPSTAPGGEFATNRTPRAPEPDYAIPEPTGELGSIDVVGLGPAGPEWLTPDAHAALAAADHVVGYGPYVDRVQPRPGQKRHRTDNRVEAERARHAIALAEAGGRVAVVSSGDAGVFAMASAVLEAAHETATEVPVRVVAGLSAMQAVAARAGAPLGHDFCVISLSAILKPWDVIERRLTAAAEADLAVAIYNPASKTRRTRVAEARDLFLKHRSPDTPVVVGRDVGGATESVRVVRLADLDPDVVDMRTLLIIGSSQTRAYPRPDGGTGVYTPRRYPA, from the coding sequence GTGTCCGACACGAGCGACTCTCGGCAGCACCCCCACCCCCAGGAGCACAGCGTGACCACCACCGGCCGCCTGTACGGCATCGGCCTCGGCCCGGGCGACCCCGAGCTGATCACCCTCAAGGCGCATCGCCTGATCACCTCGGCCGACGTGGTCGCGTACCCGGTCAAGAAGGGCGCCCGCGGCGTCGCGATCACCATCGCCGAGCCGTACCTGACCGAGACCCAACTGCGCCTGCCGCTGGAATACCCGGTGACCACGGAGAGCACCGATCATCCCGGCGGCTACGACGGCGCGCTCGCCGACTACTACGACGCGACCGCCGCCGAGATCGCCGCGCATCTGGACGCCGGGCGCGACGTCGCGGTGTTGTGCGAGGGCGACCCGTTCTTCTACGGCTCGTACATGTACTGGCACGAACGGCTCGCCGACCGCTATCGCGTCGAGGTGGTCCCCGGGGTGACCTCGGTCAGCGGCGCGGCGGCGGTGCTGGGCCGCCCGCTCGTCCAGCACGACGAGGTGCTCACCATCCTGCCCGGCACACTTCCGCCGGACGTGCTCGCGGCGCGGCTGCGCACCGCCGACTCGGCCGCGGTGATCAAGCTCGGCAAGCGGCATTTCCCGGCCGTGCGGGGCGCCTTCGAGCAGGCCGGCCTTGCCGACCGCACCTGGTACGTGGAGCGCGCCACCACCGAACGGCAGCAAGTGCGCCCGCTCGCGGAGGTCGACCCGGCCGAAGTCCCGTACTTCTCCCTGGTGATCACCCCCTCCACCGCGCCCGGTGGCGAGTTCGCCACCAACCGCACCCCGCGCGCGCCGGAGCCGGACTACGCGATCCCCGAACCCACCGGCGAACTCGGCTCGATCGACGTGGTCGGCCTGGGCCCGGCCGGCCCGGAATGGCTCACCCCCGACGCGCACGCCGCGCTCGCCGCCGCGGACCACGTGGTCGGCTACGGACCGTACGTCGACCGTGTCCAGCCCCGCCCGGGCCAGAAGCGGCACCGCACCGACAACCGGGTCGAGGCCGAACGCGCCCGCCACGCCATCGCGTTGGCCGAGGCCGGCGGCCGGGTCGCGGTGGTCTCCTCCGGCGACGCGGGCGTGTTCGCGATGGCCTCGGCCGTGCTGGAGGCCGCGCACGAGACGGCCACCGAGGTCCCGGTCCGGGTGGTCGCGGGGCTGTCCGCGATGCAGGCCGTGGCGGCGCGCGCGGGTGCGCCGCTCGGCCACGACTTCTGTGTGATCAGCCTGTCCGCGATCCTCAAGCCGTGGGACGTGATCGAGCGCCGGCTGACCGCCGCCGCCGAGGCGGACCTCGCGGTGGCGATCTACAACCCGGCCTCGAAGACCCGCCGGACCCGGGTCGCCGAGGCCCGGGACCTGTTCCTGAAGCACCGCTCGCCGGACACCCCGGTGGTGGTCGGGCGCGACGTCGGCGGTGCGACCGAGTCGGTTCGGGTGGTCCGCCTGGCCGATCTGGACCCGGACGTGGTCGACATGCGCACGCTGCTGATCATCGGCTCGTCCCAGACCCGCGCCTACCCGCGCCCCGACGGCGGCACCGGCGTGTACACGCCGCGCCGCTACCCCGCCTGA
- a CDS encoding cobalt-precorrin-6A reductase, whose amino-acid sequence MSGTTPIDRPADGRVLLVLGGTSDARILAALLADTPGLRVVSSLAGRTRSPVLPVGESRVGGFGGIPGLVAWLRARDVVGVVDATHPFAARISAHAVAACAEVGVPLLRLQRPGWTAVPGDDWHPVDSAEHAARVLPGLARRVFLTTGRLETAPYAHLDRLWFLLRSVEPPTGALPRACEVLLARGPFTVEDEIALMRDHRVEVIVTKDSGGTRTAAKLTAARELGLPVVVIRRPEATAREQVADAASAARWVLARAVAGGA is encoded by the coding sequence ATGAGCGGGACGACACCGATCGACCGGCCGGCCGACGGCCGGGTGCTCCTGGTGCTCGGCGGCACCTCCGACGCCCGGATCCTGGCCGCACTCCTCGCGGACACGCCCGGTCTGCGCGTGGTGTCGTCGCTGGCGGGGCGGACCCGATCGCCGGTATTGCCGGTCGGCGAGTCCCGGGTGGGCGGCTTCGGCGGCATACCCGGCCTGGTGGCGTGGCTGCGGGCCCGGGACGTGGTCGGCGTGGTCGACGCCACCCACCCGTTCGCGGCCCGCATCTCGGCGCACGCGGTCGCCGCCTGCGCCGAGGTCGGCGTACCGCTCCTGCGGCTGCAACGGCCGGGCTGGACGGCCGTACCGGGCGACGACTGGCACCCGGTCGACTCGGCCGAACACGCCGCGCGGGTGCTGCCGGGTCTGGCCCGGCGGGTGTTCCTGACCACCGGGCGCCTGGAGACCGCGCCGTACGCACACCTGGACCGGCTGTGGTTCCTGCTGCGCAGCGTCGAGCCGCCCACCGGCGCACTGCCCCGAGCCTGCGAAGTGCTGTTGGCCCGGGGCCCGTTCACGGTCGAGGACGAGATCGCGCTGATGCGCGACCACCGCGTCGAGGTGATCGTCACCAAGGACAGCGGCGGCACCCGGACGGCGGCCAAGCTCACCGCCGCGCGCGAACTCGGCCTGCCCGTGGTGGTGATCCGCCGCCCCGAGGCGACCGCGCGGGAACAGGTCGCCGACGCGGCGAGCGCCGCGCGCTGGGTCCTGGCCAGGGCGGTGGCGGGCGGGGCATGA
- a CDS encoding cobalt-precorrin-5B (C(1))-methyltransferase — protein sequence MTRPDRPLRRGWTTGTCATAATTAAYQALLTGEFPDPVTVYLPGGQTPAFALAVEERDADAAMAGVVKDAGDDPDATHGALIRATVRHAAAGSGVTFRAGPGVGTVTLPGLPLPVGEPAVNPVPRMLMREAVARVAGAYGGTGDVTVELSVDDGERIAEQTWNPRLGILGGLSILGTTGIVIPYSCSAWIDSIRRGIDVAAATGETHVLGATGTTSERVGAEVHKLSGTALLDMGDFAGALLKYLRRHPIPRLTIAGGFAKLSKLADGHLDLHSGRSQVNLDNLAERAAAVGAGAELAADIRAANTALHALQLARAADVPLGDAVAEAARDAARDLLRGSEIPITVDVIAIDRGGTIVGRAEPAA from the coding sequence ATGACCCGCCCCGACCGCCCGTTGCGTCGCGGCTGGACCACCGGGACGTGTGCCACGGCGGCCACCACGGCCGCCTATCAGGCCCTGCTGACCGGCGAGTTCCCCGATCCGGTGACGGTGTACCTGCCCGGCGGGCAGACGCCGGCGTTCGCCCTGGCCGTCGAGGAGCGCGATGCCGACGCGGCCATGGCGGGTGTGGTCAAGGATGCCGGGGACGATCCGGACGCCACCCACGGGGCGCTGATCCGGGCCACCGTGCGGCACGCGGCGGCCGGGTCCGGGGTGACCTTCCGGGCCGGGCCCGGGGTCGGCACCGTGACGCTGCCCGGCCTGCCCCTGCCGGTCGGTGAGCCGGCGGTCAATCCCGTCCCGCGCATGCTGATGCGCGAGGCGGTGGCGCGGGTGGCCGGCGCGTACGGCGGCACCGGTGACGTGACGGTCGAGTTGTCCGTGGACGACGGCGAGCGCATCGCCGAGCAGACCTGGAATCCGCGCCTGGGCATCCTGGGCGGCCTGTCCATCCTGGGCACCACCGGCATCGTGATCCCCTACTCGTGCTCGGCGTGGATCGACTCGATCCGCCGGGGCATCGACGTCGCGGCGGCCACCGGCGAGACGCACGTGCTCGGCGCCACCGGCACCACGTCGGAGCGGGTCGGCGCCGAGGTGCACAAGTTGTCCGGCACTGCCCTGCTGGACATGGGCGACTTCGCCGGCGCGCTGCTCAAGTACCTGCGCCGGCACCCGATCCCGCGATTGACCATCGCCGGCGGCTTCGCCAAGCTCTCCAAACTCGCCGACGGCCATCTCGACCTGCACTCGGGCCGCTCGCAGGTGAACCTGGACAATCTCGCCGAGCGCGCCGCGGCGGTGGGCGCCGGCGCGGAGTTGGCCGCGGACATCCGCGCCGCGAACACCGCCCTGCACGCCCTGCAACTGGCCCGCGCCGCCGACGTCCCGCTCGGCGACGCGGTGGCCGAGGCCGCCCGGGACGCGGCGCGCGACCTCCTGCGCGGCAGCGAGATCCCGATCACCGTGGACGTGATCGCCATCGACCGCGGCGGCACGATCGTCGGCCGCGCCGAACCGGCGGCCTAG